The following are encoded in a window of Gossypium raimondii isolate GPD5lz chromosome 13, ASM2569854v1, whole genome shotgun sequence genomic DNA:
- the LOC105783745 gene encoding myosin-2, whose amino-acid sequence MLSPTTLARSSLEEMLESLRLRDNSDRPKDLPPALPSRPPSRARIRSGRWSAQPNFNTDSNSESGGEGQRKENELRVKRNTFWNKKRRKDVNVDSPYNVVAVEGIEGEERVEETGVLEGSDNIGYFIEKKLRVWCRQSNGVWVSGTIHSTSGEESFVSLANGNVVKVSTCHLFPANPEILDGVDDLMHLSYLNEPTVFHNLKYRYSRDMIYSKAGPILIAVNPFKDVQINGKDIVTAYKQKATDKPHVFAIAENAYNEMMNDGVNQSLMISGESGAGKTETAKFAVQYLAALGGGNVGIECQILQTSCLLEAFGNSKTSMNDNSSRFGKLIEIHFTAAGKICGSKIRTFLLEKSRVVQLANGERSYHIFYQLCAGAPQALRERLNLKMANEYNYLAQSDCLVINGVDDAQRFLKFMETLDIFQISKGEQDQAFAMLAAVLWLGNISFHAIDYENHVEASNDEALINAARLIGCEPHELKEALSARRIQTEEGNIVEKFTMQQAIDARDALAKFIYASLFDWLVEQINNLLEVGKQHTGWSISILDIYGFESFKKNSFEQFCINYANERLQQHFNRHIFKLEQEEYELDGIDGVKVDFADNQECLDLFEKKPIGLLSLLDEDLHSPDANDATLANKLKQNLNGMACFKGDKGRVFGVRHFAGEVLYDTNDFLKKNQDSLNPELIELLSSCNGQLPQLFAIKMLNQTLEPATSLDSPNQSVSAKFKGKLFKLMQRLEKTKPHFICCIKPNRKQLPGMYEEDLVSQQLRCSGVLEAVRMSRSGYPTRMTHQEFADRYGFLLLETNESQDPLSISVAVLKQFNMLPGMYQIGYTKLYLRIGLIGVLEDRRKQVLQTGKYTDEANKGSTLLTAIIGLQSVIRGCLVRKHFSNSHKLIPSRSKQKLVRENSEANDIPNEQSSAMAELQRRVVDAEASLGQKQQENATLQEQLQQYEAKMKKMDEQLQQSEAKMKKTEEQLQQSEAKMKKTEEMLRKQTAPLQASLAAAKKSEGSAMEEVGGRENGVSSLVKEFEQQKQSFEDDINKTTQPASNMNSYEELRKLKRRFRAWKKDYKVRLKETKAIVRKHRHQDSDKTRKKWWPNRGKVLQNCGKSPS is encoded by the exons ATGTTGTCGCCTACGACTCTAGCGAGAAGTTCGCTGGAAGAGATGTTAGAATCTCTCCGGCTACGAGACAATTCCGATAGGCCCAAAGATTTACCGCCGGCATTACCTTCTCGACCACCATCAAGGGCAAGGATTCGATCGGGACGCTGGTCTGCTCAGCCGAACTTCAATACCGATTCTAATAGCGAAAGCGGTGGTGAAGggcaaaggaaagaaaatgagtTGCGAGTGAAGAGGAATACCTTTTGGAACAAAAAAAggaggaaagatgtgaatgtgGATTCGCCATATAATGTGGTGGCAGTGGAAGGAATTGAAGGAGAGGAAAGGGTGGAGGAAACGGGGGTTTTGGAGGGGAGTGATAATATCGGGTATTTTATTGAGAAA AAACTTCGTGTTTGGTGTCGGCAATCCAATGGAGTGTGGGTATCTGGAACTATACATTCTACATCAGGGGAAGAATCATTTGTCTCCCTTGCCAATGGAAAT GTTGTTAAAGTCTCTACCTGCCACCTCTTTCCTGCAAACCCAGAAATTCTGGATGGTGTGGATGATCTCATGCATCTTAGTTATTTGAATGAGCCCACAGTTTTTCACAATCTTAAATATAGATATTCTCGTGATATGATATAT AGTAAAGCAGGTCCAATTTTGATTGCAGTCAACCCATTCAAAGATGTCCAAATTAATGGGAAGGATATTGTCACGGCTTATAAACAGAAAGCTACAGACAAGCCTCATGTTTTTGCTATAGCAGAGAACGCTTATAATGAGATGATGAATG ATGGAGTAAATCAATCTCTGATGATAAG TGGCGAAAGTGGAGCTGGGAAAACTGAGACGGCAAAATTTGCGGTGCAATACCTAGCTGCCCTTGGAGGTGGCAATGTTGGGATAGAGTGTCAAATCCTCCAGACAAGTTGTCTACTTGAAGCATTTGGAAATTCAAAGACATCTATGAATGACAACTCTAGTAGATTT GGGAAACTTATTGAAATTCATTTTACTGCAGCAGGGAAGATATGTGGTTCCAAGATTCGAACTT TTCTTCTGGAAAAG TCAAGAGTAGTTCAGTTGGCCAATGGTGAAAGGTCCTACCATATCTTTTATCAGCTTTGTGCTGGTGCTCCGCAAGCTCTAAGGG AGAGACTGAATCTTAAAATGGCTAACGAGTACAACTATCTGGCCCAGAGTGACTGCTTGGTGATTAATGGTGTTGATGATGCTCAGAGATTTCTTAAGTTTATG GAAACCTtagatatttttcaaattagcaAAGGAGAGCAAGATCAAGCATTTGCAATGCTTGCAGCAGTGTTATGGTTGGGAAATATATCATTTCATGCTATTGATTATGAAAATCATGTGGAGGCATCAAATGATGAAG CTTTAATCAATGCTGCCAGGCTGATCGGTTGTGAACCACATGAACTGAAGGAAGCTTTATCTGCGCGTAGAATCCAAACTGAAGAGGGTAATATTGTTGAAAAGTTTACAATGCAGCAG GCCATTGATGCAAGAGATGCTTTGGCAAAATTCATCTATGCTAGCTTGTTTGACTGGCTTGTGGAACAAATAAACAACTTACTTGAAGTGGGCAAACAGCACACTGGCTGGTCCATAAGCATCCTTGATATTTATGGGTTTGAGTCATTTAAG AAGAATAGCTTTGAGCAGTTTTGTATAAACTATGCAAATGAGAGGTTGCAACAGCACTTCAACCGGCACATATTTAAGCTTGAGCAAGAG GAGTATGAGTTGGATGGAATTGATGGGGTTAAAGTTGATTTTGCAGACAACCAAGAGTGCTTGGACTTATTTGAGAAG AAACCGATAGGGCTACTGTCCTTATTGGATGAGGATTTGCATTCCCCTGATGCAAATGATGCAACCCTTGCTAATAAGTTGAAGCAAAACCTCAATGGTATGGCTTGCTTCAAAGGAGATAAAGGCAGGGTCTTTGGTGTTCGACATTTTGCGGGAGAG GTACTCTATGATACAAATGACTTTTTGAAGAAGAACCAAGATTCACTCAACCCTGAGTTAATCGAACTTCTTTCATCCTGTAACGGCCAATTGCCACAATTATTTGCCATTAAAATGCTTAATCAAACTTTGGAACCAGCAACTTCATTGGATTCTCCAAACCAAAGTGTCAGTGCAAAgtttaag GGTAAACTCTTCAAACTAATGCAGCGGTTGGAGAAGACAAAACCTCACTTTATTTGCTGCATAAAACCAAATCGCAAGCAGCTCCCTGGCATGTATGAAGAGGATCTTGTCTCACAGCAGCTTAGATGTAGTGGAGTTTTGGAGGCTGTTAGAATGTCTAGATCTGGATATCCTACTCGAATGACACATCAGGAATTTGCAGACAG GTATGGTTTCCTACTGTTAGAAACCAATGAATCTCAGGATCCTTTAAGTATTTCAGTTGCTGttctaaaacaatttaatatgcTCCCTGGAATGTATCAAATTGGCTACACCAAACTGTATCTTCGAATTGGGCTG ATTGGTGTATTGGAGGATAGGAGAAAACAGGTGTTGCAAACAG GGAAGTACACTGATGAGGCAAATAAGGGAAGTACACTGTTGACTGCAATCATAGGTTTACAATCTG TAATTCGTGGATGTTTGGTCAGGAAACATTTCAGTAACTCGCATAAATTGATACCGTCGAGATCTAAACAAAAGCTGGTTAGAGAAAATTCTGAAGCAAAT GACATACCAAATGAGCAGTCTTCAGCAATGGCAGAGCTTCAAAGAAGAGTTGTTGACGCTGAAGCAAGTTTGGGGCAAAAACAACAGGAAAATGCCACATTACAGGAGCAATTGCAACAGTATGAGgcaaagatgaaaaaaatggaTGAGCAATTACAACAGTCTGAAGCAAAGATGAAAAAAACGGAGGAGCAATTACAGCAGTCTGAAGCAAAGATGAAAAAAACGGAGGAGATGTTGCGAAAGCAAACTGCACCCCTGCAA GCAAGTCTTGCTGCAGCCAAAAAGAGTGAAGGCAGTGCTATGGAAGAGGTTGGGGGGAGAGAAAATGGAGTGAGCAGTCTGGTAAAGGAATTTGAGCAGCAGAAACAAAGTTTTGAAGATGATATAAACAAAACTACCCAACCTGCTTCTAACATGAATTCTTACGAAGAACTACGGAAACTGAAGCGCAGGTTCAGGGCATGGAAGAAAGATTACAAGGTGAGATTAAAGGAAACTAAGGCCATAGTCCGAAAGCATAGACATCAAGATTCAGACAAAACACGAAAAAAATGGTGGCCAAATCGAGGGAAAGTGTTACAAAATTGCGGCAAATCACCATCATAG